The following proteins come from a genomic window of Flavobacterium crocinum:
- a CDS encoding hybrid sensor histidine kinase/response regulator, with translation METKKSYTALKVLFSYVALLALVVTVGWFLYSENVVYNKLEDKIAFEKTKILKVSKLFSNVYKTESLARQTIQSNSEKDFKNYLIETDSLRLRLDTLKKIVTTEYQKTLLDSVTYLLSEKTKNIKQLKEIKNKADDETSVNNAIDEITKMEFNLRKLELQDFTKNPNQLGSYQRSVLQRYVDYLNSNIPDDSTNTLSKKASDSILANSKKLLSTVKLKAEKKKESLNFEENKLLQNEMAISDQLRKVLRIIEREIIINSIKNNSLKEKSLKRVNEIVTASAVIGLLLTVFFSILIVSDYSKSQVYKKQLEIANFKTKNLLKSREQLISTVSHDLKTPLSTIVGYSELLGNSDVNTKQSYFIKNIKNSSEYITQLVQDLLDFSKIEAGKITIEKVPFLLPEIIEDVAVNIQSVYKQKNIDLIINVDEKFQKRIVGDPFRLKQILSNIIGNAYKFTEEGHIRVAAYANEEDTFTISIQDTGIGIERENQKLVFEEFAQANENIEKKYGGTGLGLSICQKIISILGGTLSLDSIFGKGSTFTIQLPLLFDESQPNSLNEVKSKTIKNTKKQTFIVVDDDINLLNLTSGVLRQEQHQVYSFTNPLKALETIQNTPFDFVISDIQMPEIDGFMFLEKLKELPETIFKNQPVIALTGRTDLDLSVYKDAGFTTVVKKPYSPKILLETIQHILDHEEIPVSETIENDEDNSSQMYSLETLKYFLGQDDSALKEVLNSFIENTADNLNLLKTAVEEDNHDEIKSISHRIAPMFRQIQAKEIGSILKTLEKEDLNTLDIQNMYSDLKQKVTVLFEELRQEI, from the coding sequence ATGGAGACCAAAAAAAGTTACACCGCACTTAAAGTTTTATTCAGTTATGTTGCTTTGTTGGCTTTGGTTGTAACCGTTGGATGGTTTTTATATTCGGAAAATGTGGTTTATAATAAACTGGAAGACAAAATTGCTTTCGAAAAAACCAAAATTCTAAAGGTTAGCAAACTTTTCTCTAATGTTTACAAAACCGAAAGTTTAGCAAGACAAACCATTCAAAGCAATTCCGAAAAAGACTTTAAAAATTATCTAATCGAAACCGATTCACTCCGTCTTCGTCTTGATACTTTAAAAAAGATTGTTACTACAGAATATCAAAAAACACTTTTGGATAGTGTGACTTATCTTTTATCTGAAAAAACAAAAAACATCAAGCAGTTAAAAGAAATCAAAAATAAAGCAGACGACGAAACTTCGGTTAACAACGCCATTGATGAAATCACGAAAATGGAGTTTAATCTAAGAAAACTCGAACTTCAGGATTTTACCAAAAACCCAAATCAGCTCGGAAGTTACCAAAGAAGCGTTTTACAGCGATACGTTGATTATTTGAACTCGAACATTCCAGATGATAGCACCAATACGTTGAGCAAAAAAGCTTCGGATTCTATTTTGGCTAATTCTAAAAAGCTGTTGAGTACCGTAAAACTGAAAGCGGAAAAAAAGAAGGAATCTTTGAATTTTGAAGAAAACAAACTGCTTCAGAATGAAATGGCAATTTCTGATCAATTAAGAAAAGTTCTTCGAATTATTGAACGTGAAATCATTATCAATTCCATTAAAAACAATTCATTAAAAGAAAAATCACTTAAAAGAGTCAATGAAATTGTAACTGCTTCTGCCGTTATTGGTTTATTGTTGACTGTATTTTTCTCTATTTTGATTGTGAGTGATTATTCTAAATCTCAGGTTTATAAAAAACAGTTAGAAATAGCCAATTTCAAAACTAAGAATCTGCTTAAAAGCCGTGAACAATTAATTTCGACTGTAAGCCACGATTTGAAAACTCCATTGAGCACGATTGTAGGTTATTCTGAACTTTTAGGCAATTCAGATGTTAATACAAAGCAATCTTATTTTATCAAAAACATCAAAAACTCATCTGAGTACATTACACAGCTGGTTCAGGATTTATTGGATTTTTCGAAGATAGAAGCAGGAAAAATTACGATTGAAAAGGTTCCGTTTTTACTTCCTGAAATTATCGAAGATGTTGCTGTAAATATTCAGAGCGTTTATAAGCAAAAAAATATCGATCTTATTATTAATGTTGACGAGAAATTTCAGAAACGTATTGTTGGAGATCCATTTAGATTAAAACAAATTTTGTCCAACATTATCGGAAATGCTTATAAATTTACAGAAGAAGGTCATATTCGAGTAGCCGCTTACGCGAATGAAGAAGACACTTTTACGATCTCCATTCAAGACACAGGAATTGGAATTGAAAGAGAAAATCAGAAATTGGTTTTTGAAGAATTTGCACAAGCGAATGAAAACATTGAGAAAAAATATGGCGGAACAGGTTTAGGATTATCCATCTGCCAGAAGATTATTTCTATTTTGGGCGGTACTTTAAGCTTGGATAGTATTTTCGGCAAAGGAAGCACTTTTACTATTCAATTGCCTTTATTATTTGATGAAAGTCAGCCAAATAGTTTAAACGAAGTAAAAAGTAAGACTATAAAAAACACCAAAAAACAAACTTTTATCGTAGTCGATGACGATATCAATCTTTTGAATTTAACAAGTGGTGTTTTAAGACAAGAACAGCATCAGGTTTATTCGTTTACTAATCCTCTTAAGGCTTTAGAAACGATTCAGAATACTCCATTCGATTTTGTCATTTCAGATATTCAAATGCCGGAAATCGATGGTTTTATGTTTTTAGAAAAACTGAAAGAACTTCCTGAAACTATTTTCAAAAACCAGCCTGTTATTGCACTTACAGGAAGAACAGATTTAGATCTTTCGGTTTATAAAGATGCCGGCTTTACAACGGTTGTTAAAAAGCCTTATTCTCCAAAAATTCTGTTGGAAACCATCCAGCACATTTTGGATCATGAAGAAATTCCTGTTTCGGAAACAATAGAAAATGATGAGGACAATTCTTCTCAGATGTATTCTTTAGAAACATTGAAATATTTTCTGGGTCAGGATGATTCGGCTTTAAAAGAAGTTTTAAATTCTTTTATAGAAAATACTGCTGATAATTTAAATCTTCTAAAAACGGCTGTAGAAGAAGATAATCATGATGAAATAAAATCAATTTCACATAGAATTGCTCCAATGTTTAGACAAATTCAGGCAAAAGAAATTGGCAGCATCTTAAAAACTTTAGAAAAAGAAGACTTGAATACTCTTGACATTCAAAACATGTATTCTGATTTAAAACAAAAAGTTACTGTTCTGTTTGAAGAATTGAGGCAAGAAATATAA
- a CDS encoding sigma-54-dependent transcriptional regulator: MPKILLIEDDIAFCKLLEKFLIKKTFDVTIAFSAAEARTAVKNESFDLILTDLRLPDSDGIGLMSEFKNEYPHIPVILMTGYSDVNTAVKAIKNGAADYISKPFNPDEVLLVITNALQVPKTEDEEEEEVPVKKKKAVKKTTTTENEFVRGISVASKKLWDHIQLVSPTDMSVLIIGESGTGKEIIAKSIHQQSQRKNNNFIAVDCGAIPKELAASEFFGHLKGSFTGAISDKMGYFEAANGGTLFLDEIGNLSYENQIQLLRALQERKIKPVGSNKEINVDIRIITATNEDLREAVKNGDFREDLYHRINEFSIQSPSLKDRDEDLMVFADYFLEKANEQLNKDIIGFSPEVVSIFQNYTWPGNLRELQNCVKRATLLSRGDFIESDVLPAEFFQIQKQSTAGGSFSLSENEKEAIIHALSKAQNNKSEAAKLLKITRKTLYNKLKQYNIELE; encoded by the coding sequence ATGCCCAAGATATTATTGATAGAAGATGACATTGCGTTTTGTAAGTTATTAGAAAAATTTCTAATTAAAAAAACGTTTGATGTAACGATTGCTTTCTCTGCTGCAGAAGCACGTACTGCGGTTAAAAACGAATCTTTTGATTTGATTTTGACTGACCTTCGTCTGCCTGATTCTGACGGTATTGGACTGATGTCTGAATTTAAAAATGAATACCCGCATATTCCAGTCATTTTAATGACAGGTTACTCTGATGTTAATACTGCCGTAAAAGCCATAAAAAATGGTGCAGCCGATTATATTTCGAAACCATTTAATCCAGATGAGGTTTTGCTTGTTATTACAAACGCATTACAAGTACCAAAAACAGAAGACGAAGAAGAGGAAGAAGTTCCCGTAAAAAAGAAAAAAGCAGTTAAAAAGACTACCACAACCGAAAATGAATTTGTAAGAGGAATTTCGGTTGCCTCCAAAAAACTTTGGGACCATATTCAATTGGTAAGTCCAACAGATATGTCGGTTTTAATTATCGGCGAAAGCGGAACAGGAAAAGAAATTATAGCCAAAAGTATTCATCAGCAGAGTCAGAGAAAAAACAACAATTTTATTGCGGTAGATTGTGGTGCTATTCCAAAGGAATTAGCGGCAAGTGAATTTTTTGGTCATTTAAAAGGATCTTTCACCGGAGCCATCAGCGATAAGATGGGATATTTTGAAGCGGCCAATGGCGGAACTTTATTTTTGGATGAAATTGGTAACCTTTCATATGAAAACCAAATTCAGTTGTTGAGAGCGCTTCAGGAAAGAAAAATAAAACCGGTTGGAAGCAATAAAGAAATAAACGTCGATATACGCATTATTACGGCAACGAATGAAGATTTACGCGAGGCAGTAAAAAACGGCGATTTTAGAGAAGATTTATACCATAGAATCAATGAGTTTTCAATTCAGTCTCCCTCTTTAAAAGATCGCGACGAAGATTTGATGGTTTTTGCCGATTATTTCCTTGAAAAAGCAAACGAACAATTGAATAAAGATATCATCGGATTTTCTCCGGAAGTGGTTTCAATTTTCCAAAATTATACCTGGCCGGGAAATTTACGTGAATTGCAAAACTGCGTAAAACGTGCGACGCTTTTATCTCGTGGTGATTTTATTGAAAGCGATGTGCTTCCTGCAGAATTCTTTCAAATTCAAAAACAATCAACAGCAGGCGGTAGTTTTTCATTGTCTGAAAATGAAAAAGAAGCCATTATTCATGCTTTATCAAAAGCGCAGAATAATAAGTCTGAAGCTGCAAAACTTTTGAAAATTACCCGCAAAACGCTTTATAATAAATTGAAACAATATAATATAGAATTAGAATAG
- a CDS encoding PepSY-like domain-containing protein, with the protein MKKLVLSAAIVLGSLSVNATVLPAISITQSVLIQDEYTEVAADAVPAAVKSTIEKSFPNTKLEKAYKNAKNEYKLEISSGDKKYTIFTDASGNIIKK; encoded by the coding sequence ATGAAAAAGTTAGTTTTATCAGCAGCGATTGTGTTAGGAAGTTTGTCGGTAAATGCCACAGTTCTTCCAGCGATTTCGATCACTCAATCCGTACTAATTCAAGATGAATATACTGAAGTAGCTGCAGACGCCGTTCCGGCAGCAGTGAAGTCAACAATTGAAAAATCTTTCCCGAATACTAAGCTTGAAAAAGCTTATAAAAACGCGAAAAATGAGTACAAACTTGAAATTTCAAGCGGAGACAAGAAGTACACTATTTTTACAGATGCTTCTGGTAACATCATCAAAAAATAA
- the accC gene encoding acetyl-CoA carboxylase biotin carboxylase subunit, translated as MFKKILIANRGEIALRVIRTCKEMGIKTVAVYSTADAESLHVKFADEAVCIGPPPSNLSYLKMSNIIAAAEITNADAIHPGYGFLSENAKFSKICQEHGIKFIGAAPEMIDRMGDKASAKATMKAAGVPCVPGSDGLLESYEHAQKVAKEIGYPVMMKATAGGGGKGMRAIWKEEELLKAWESARQEAAAAFGNDGMYMEKLIEEPRHIEIQVVGDAYGKACHLSERDCSVQRRHQKLTEETPSPFMTDELRARMGEAAVKAAEFIKYEGAGTVEFLVDKHRNFYFMEMNTRIQVEHPITEQVIDYDLIREQIMVAAGIPISGKNYMPELHAIECRINAEDPYNDFRPSPGKITTLHMPGGHGVRLDTHVYSGYSIPPNYDSMIAKLITTAQSREEAISKMRRALDEFVIEGVKTTIPFHRQLMDDPKYIAGDYTTAFMDTFKMKSQE; from the coding sequence ATGTTTAAAAAAATATTAATTGCGAATAGAGGAGAAATTGCACTACGTGTAATTCGTACATGTAAGGAAATGGGAATCAAAACTGTTGCAGTTTACTCTACAGCCGACGCAGAAAGTTTACACGTTAAATTTGCTGACGAAGCGGTTTGTATTGGTCCTCCTCCGAGTAACTTATCGTATTTGAAAATGTCAAATATTATTGCAGCTGCAGAAATTACAAATGCAGATGCAATTCATCCAGGTTATGGATTTCTATCTGAGAATGCTAAATTCTCAAAAATTTGTCAGGAACACGGAATCAAATTTATTGGTGCGGCTCCTGAAATGATCGACCGTATGGGAGATAAAGCTTCTGCAAAAGCGACAATGAAAGCGGCAGGAGTTCCTTGTGTGCCAGGTTCAGACGGATTATTAGAATCTTACGAACATGCACAAAAAGTAGCTAAAGAAATCGGATATCCGGTTATGATGAAAGCTACAGCTGGTGGTGGTGGAAAAGGTATGCGTGCTATCTGGAAAGAAGAAGAGCTTTTAAAAGCTTGGGAAAGCGCGCGTCAGGAAGCTGCTGCAGCATTTGGAAATGACGGAATGTACATGGAGAAACTTATTGAGGAACCACGTCATATCGAAATTCAGGTTGTTGGAGATGCTTACGGTAAAGCTTGTCACCTTTCTGAAAGAGATTGTTCTGTACAACGTCGTCACCAAAAATTAACGGAAGAAACTCCTTCTCCGTTTATGACAGATGAACTTCGTGCAAGAATGGGTGAGGCTGCTGTAAAAGCTGCTGAGTTCATTAAATATGAAGGAGCTGGAACTGTAGAGTTTTTGGTTGACAAACACAGAAACTTCTACTTTATGGAAATGAATACTCGTATCCAGGTAGAGCACCCAATCACAGAACAGGTTATTGATTATGATTTAATTCGTGAGCAAATTATGGTTGCTGCGGGAATTCCAATTTCTGGTAAAAACTATATGCCGGAATTACACGCTATTGAATGTCGTATTAATGCTGAAGATCCTTATAATGATTTCAGACCTTCTCCAGGAAAAATTACTACGCTTCATATGCCAGGAGGACACGGAGTTCGTTTAGATACTCACGTGTATTCAGGATATAGCATTCCGCCAAACTACGATTCTATGATTGCTAAGTTAATTACAACTGCGCAGTCTCGTGAAGAAGCAATCAGCAAAATGCGAAGAGCTTTGGATGAGTTCGTAATCGAAGGTGTGAAAACTACAATCCCTTTCCACAGACAATTAATGGATGATCCAAAATATATTGCAGGAGATTATACGACTGCATTTATGGATACATTTAAAATGAAAAGTCAAGAATAA
- the accB gene encoding acetyl-CoA carboxylase biotin carboxyl carrier protein, translating to MDLKEIQNLIKFVANSGVAEVKLEMDDVKITIRTTLETNVTEATYVQQLPAQAALPQAQVPQVTAPVVVNVAPEAPAANDSKYITIKSPIIGTFYRKPSPDKPVFTEVGSTVSKGDVLCVIEAMKLFNEIESEVSGKIVKILVDDMSPVEFDQPLFLVDPS from the coding sequence ATGGATTTAAAAGAAATTCAAAACCTAATCAAATTTGTTGCAAATTCGGGCGTTGCAGAAGTGAAGTTAGAAATGGATGATGTGAAAATCACGATCAGAACAACTTTAGAAACAAATGTAACTGAGGCTACTTACGTACAACAATTACCAGCTCAAGCTGCTTTACCTCAGGCGCAAGTTCCACAAGTTACAGCTCCTGTAGTTGTAAATGTAGCTCCAGAAGCACCAGCTGCTAACGATTCTAAATATATCACTATAAAATCTCCAATCATTGGAACATTCTATAGAAAACCATCTCCAGACAAACCAGTATTTACTGAAGTAGGAAGTACTGTATCTAAAGGTGATGTTCTTTGTGTAATTGAAGCAATGAAATTATTCAACGAAATCGAATCTGAAGTTTCTGGTAAAATTGTAAAAATTCTTGTTGACGATATGTCTCCAGTTGAATTTGATCAACCTTTATTCTTAGTAGATCCATCATAA
- a CDS encoding beta-ketoacyl-ACP synthase III — protein sequence MNTITAAITAVGAYVPDFVLTNKVLETMVDTNDEWITTRTGIKERRILKDADKGTSYLAIKAAQDLIAKANIDPLEIDMIIMATATPDMMVASTGVYVATEIGATNAFAYDLQAACSSFLYGMSTAAAYVQSGRYKKVLLIGADKMSSIVDYTDRATCIIFGDGAGAVLFEPNYEGLGLQDEYLRSDGVGRDFLKIPAGGSLIPPSEETVKNRQHNIMQDGKTVFKYAVTNMADASELILQRNNLTNQDVDFLVPHQANKRIIDATAGRLELDDSKVLVNIERYGNTTSGTLPLVLADFEHKLKKGDNVIFAAFGGGFTWGSIYLKWAYDKN from the coding sequence ATGAATACAATCACAGCCGCAATTACCGCTGTTGGAGCTTATGTTCCTGACTTTGTACTTACGAACAAAGTTTTAGAAACAATGGTTGATACCAATGACGAGTGGATTACCACCCGAACAGGAATTAAAGAAAGAAGAATTCTAAAAGATGCTGATAAAGGAACATCTTATCTTGCTATAAAAGCAGCACAAGATTTAATTGCAAAAGCAAATATAGATCCTTTAGAGATTGATATGATTATCATGGCAACTGCAACACCGGATATGATGGTGGCTTCTACAGGAGTATATGTTGCAACAGAAATTGGCGCTACAAATGCATTTGCTTACGATTTGCAGGCGGCATGTTCAAGTTTCTTATACGGAATGTCAACTGCAGCGGCTTATGTACAGTCTGGACGTTACAAAAAAGTGCTGCTAATTGGTGCCGATAAAATGTCGTCAATTGTAGATTATACAGACAGAGCTACTTGTATCATTTTTGGTGATGGAGCCGGAGCAGTTCTTTTTGAACCAAATTATGAAGGCTTAGGTTTACAGGACGAATATTTAAGAAGTGATGGTGTTGGACGCGATTTTCTTAAAATTCCTGCAGGTGGATCTTTGATTCCGCCTAGCGAAGAAACTGTAAAAAACAGACAGCACAATATTATGCAGGACGGGAAAACTGTTTTCAAATATGCTGTTACCAATATGGCTGATGCGAGCGAATTGATTTTACAAAGAAATAATTTGACAAATCAGGATGTTGACTTTTTAGTGCCGCATCAGGCAAACAAACGAATTATCGATGCTACAGCTGGCAGATTAGAATTGGACGATTCTAAAGTGTTGGTTAACATCGAAAGATATGGTAATACTACTTCAGGAACTCTACCATTAGTATTAGCAGATTTTGAGCACAAGCTTAAAAAAGGAGATAATGTTATTTTTGCCGCTTTTGGTGGTGGATTCACTTGGGGATCTATCTATTTAAAATGGGCTTACGATAAGAATTAA
- the rpmF gene encoding 50S ribosomal protein L32 → MAHPKRKTSKTRRDKRRTHYKATVAQIATCPITGEAHLYHRAYWHEGKMYYRGQVVIDKSEAVA, encoded by the coding sequence ATGGCACATCCTAAGAGAAAGACCTCGAAAACAAGAAGAGATAAGAGAAGAACACATTATAAAGCTACTGTAGCTCAAATCGCTACATGTCCAATTACTGGAGAAGCACATTTATACCACAGAGCTTACTGGCACGAAGGTAAAATGTACTACAGAGGGCAAGTTGTTATCGATAAATCTGAAGCGGTTGCTTAA
- a CDS encoding YceD family protein, whose translation MSKLKEFLIPFVGLKLGKHHFEYQINNDFFKNFEYEEFQSSDIKVKLLFEKKSTMLELEFKHKGTVNVPCDLTGEDFDLPIKGKMKLIVRFGDEFNNDNEELLILPHGEHEIDIAQYIYEMIALSVPQKRIHPGVKDGSLQTETLTKLNELSVKEQKEESKQEEDIDPRWEKLKKLLTDK comes from the coding sequence ATGAGCAAATTAAAAGAATTTTTAATTCCTTTCGTAGGGTTAAAACTAGGAAAACACCATTTTGAGTATCAGATAAATAATGATTTTTTTAAGAATTTTGAATACGAAGAGTTTCAAAGTTCAGATATTAAAGTCAAGTTGCTTTTCGAAAAGAAGAGTACTATGTTAGAGTTAGAATTCAAGCATAAAGGAACAGTAAATGTGCCTTGTGATCTAACAGGCGAAGATTTTGATTTACCTATAAAAGGGAAAATGAAGTTAATTGTTCGCTTTGGAGATGAGTTCAATAATGATAATGAAGAATTGTTGATTTTACCACACGGTGAACATGAGATAGATATTGCGCAGTATATTTATGAAATGATCGCGCTTTCTGTTCCTCAAAAAAGAATTCATCCAGGAGTTAAAGATGGAAGTCTGCAAACTGAAACTTTGACAAAATTGAATGAATTAAGTGTAAAAGAACAAAAGGAAGAGAGTAAACAAGAAGAAGATATTGACCCGCGTTGGGAAAAATTAAAGAAACTATTAACGGATAAATAA
- the pdxA gene encoding 4-hydroxythreonine-4-phosphate dehydrogenase PdxA, with product MNKKAENIIVGISVGDLNGIGSEVILKTFEDSRMLELCTPVIFANAKILSFVRKSFTSTVQFHGVDKLEQVVPGKVNVLNLWREGVDINLGTNDPKIGEYAIKSFVAATKALKDGEIDVLVTAPINKYNIQSEEFKFPGHTDYLDQELEGNALMMMVQDNLRVGLITDHVPLNEVASHLTEGLITKKIETIRKSLVQDFSIVKPKIAVLGLNPHAGDGGVIGKEDDLVLKPVLKKIFDSGTMVFGPFPADGFFGSGHYEKYDAIVAMYHDQGLIPFKTLSFGKGVNYTAGLDKVRTSPDHGTAYDIAGKDMADYNSFKEAVYLAIDIFRSRNQYEEISQKPLKIKEKQL from the coding sequence ATGAATAAAAAAGCAGAAAATATAATTGTTGGAATTTCGGTAGGAGATTTAAACGGTATTGGAAGCGAAGTTATATTAAAAACATTCGAAGATTCTCGTATGTTGGAATTATGTACGCCGGTTATTTTTGCAAATGCCAAAATTCTTTCTTTCGTTAGAAAAAGTTTTACATCTACTGTCCAGTTTCACGGAGTTGATAAGCTGGAGCAGGTTGTTCCAGGGAAAGTAAACGTTTTGAATCTTTGGAGAGAAGGGGTTGATATTAATTTAGGAACAAATGATCCGAAGATTGGTGAATACGCTATAAAATCATTTGTAGCAGCGACAAAAGCGCTTAAAGATGGTGAGATAGATGTTTTGGTAACAGCGCCAATTAATAAGTACAATATCCAGTCTGAGGAATTTAAATTTCCCGGGCACACAGATTATTTGGATCAGGAATTAGAAGGCAATGCGTTAATGATGATGGTTCAGGATAATTTACGAGTAGGATTAATTACAGATCATGTGCCTTTAAATGAAGTTGCTTCACATTTAACGGAAGGATTAATTACTAAAAAAATTGAAACCATCAGAAAATCTTTGGTTCAGGATTTTAGTATTGTGAAGCCGAAAATAGCAGTTTTAGGATTAAATCCACATGCAGGTGATGGTGGAGTGATTGGGAAAGAAGATGATTTGGTTTTAAAACCAGTTCTAAAAAAGATATTTGATTCCGGAACAATGGTTTTTGGTCCATTTCCGGCGGATGGTTTTTTTGGAAGCGGTCATTATGAGAAATATGATGCTATTGTGGCAATGTATCACGATCAGGGATTAATTCCTTTTAAAACATTATCTTTTGGAAAAGGAGTCAATTATACAGCGGGTTTAGATAAGGTAAGGACATCTCCGGATCATGGAACAGCTTACGATATCGCCGGAAAAGATATGGCAGATTACAATTCGTTTAAAGAAGCAGTCTATCTTGCGATTGATATTTTTCGCTCGCGTAATCAGTATGAGGAGATTAGCCAAAAACCTCTTAAAATAAAAGAAAAACAGTTATAA
- a CDS encoding riboflavin synthase, translated as MFTGIIETLGRIHEIQKDQNNLHITVDSSITHELKIDQSVSHNGICLTVVAIKDSLYTVTAIDETISKTNIGDWQVGDIVNLERGMKLGDRLDGHIVQGHVDQTGTCIKIEEANGSWNYTFEYDKNLNNITIEKGSITVNGVSLTVVNSKTNEFSVSIIPYTFEHTNFKDFKVGTKINLEFDVVGKYISRLYSINK; from the coding sequence ATGTTCACAGGAATTATAGAAACACTCGGCAGGATTCACGAAATTCAGAAAGATCAAAACAATCTTCACATAACAGTTGACTCTTCCATAACTCACGAATTAAAAATAGATCAAAGCGTTTCGCATAACGGAATCTGCCTTACAGTAGTAGCTATTAAAGATTCTCTTTATACCGTAACAGCAATTGACGAAACCATTTCAAAAACCAATATTGGCGATTGGCAAGTGGGCGACATCGTTAATTTAGAAAGAGGAATGAAATTGGGTGATCGTCTCGACGGACATATTGTACAAGGTCACGTAGACCAAACCGGAACCTGCATTAAAATCGAAGAAGCAAACGGAAGCTGGAATTACACTTTTGAATACGATAAAAACCTAAACAATATTACTATTGAAAAAGGTTCAATCACAGTAAACGGAGTAAGCTTAACAGTTGTCAATTCTAAAACAAATGAATTTAGTGTTTCGATTATTCCTTATACTTTCGAACACACTAATTTTAAAGATTTTAAAGTTGGAACAAAAATCAACCTTGAATTCGATGTAGTAGGAAAATACATTTCGAGACTTTATTCAATAAACAAATAA
- the mce gene encoding methylmalonyl-CoA epimerase: MVNKIEHIGIAVKNIEDANILFEKMLGVPSYKMEAVESEGVLTSFFQTGNNKIELLVATNPESPIAKFLEKKGEGIHHIAFDVDDIESEISRLKKEGFVLINEVPKKGADNKLVVFLHPKNTNGVLVELCQEIK; the protein is encoded by the coding sequence ATGGTAAATAAGATAGAACATATCGGAATCGCGGTAAAAAATATAGAGGATGCCAATATTTTATTTGAGAAGATGCTCGGCGTTCCGTCTTATAAAATGGAAGCGGTAGAAAGCGAAGGCGTGCTTACTTCTTTTTTTCAAACCGGAAATAATAAGATTGAACTTTTGGTAGCAACCAATCCGGAAAGTCCGATTGCGAAATTTTTAGAAAAAAAAGGAGAAGGAATTCACCACATTGCTTTTGATGTTGACGATATTGAATCAGAAATTTCCCGATTAAAAAAGGAAGGTTTTGTGCTGATAAATGAAGTTCCGAAGAAAGGAGCCGACAATAAATTGGTCGTTTTTCTGCATCCAAAGAATACAAATGGCGTTTTGGTAGAGCTTTGTCAGGAAATAAAATAA